The Pecten maximus chromosome 10, xPecMax1.1, whole genome shotgun sequence region TCGTATAGATAATCGTGAATGATGACTCCACGCGaattataagtgatttacagtaccACATTAGTATTACTGACATATGTTGTGTTTAATTGTGATGTCCACACGAGAACACTTGATAAAGCAATTAATTAATAGCGTATTGACACTACTTGAAAAATAGAATTGAATTTGGTTATTTTGTAAAGACAGTAACTAATTCGTTTGATTAATAAAATAGTTCACAAGGACATTGTCAAAGAGCTTATTAGATAATTCAAAATGATGCCTAAATTAAGTATTTACTCTTTCAAAATCTTAAAATATGAGAAAATATTTCAGGCGATGGAGAAACTGGTTGGAGCTGGACTAACTAAGGCCATAGGAATCTCCAACTTTAACAAAAAACAGATAGAGAGGGTGTTAGAGGTAGCTACGGTAAAGCCAAcaaatatacaggtaagtttTAAATTAGGGCATGCTATTTTTCTATACATTCAGTTCAAAATAAGCTTGCttgaaaaacaatatttcagatagcaatatttcattttgcaCTACAGTGAGTTGTGctttttggttttaaaattaAGCATATAAAACATTACTTCTCAATTGTTTAATTATGCCAACatttgaatatatgtatatggaaaATGTATGTGATTTTTCAAACAGAAAGGTCAGCATGATAATTTTATGATCAAGGCTGGCCAAGACAACTGAATAATgctttaatgtttatatattcaGATTGAAATCCACCCGTATTTCCTGAATGAGAAGCTGGTTGCTTTCTGTAAACAAAACGGGATGACCGTCACAGCTTACGCCCCCTTGGCGAACCCTAGCAgaacatggtacatgtatacttgtgtGCAACTTGAATGAGTATTTTATTTGGTGTGTTCTAACACTAGATAAATCgacaaattcattttgaaagCTATGTAATAGAACATGGACATGTTTATATTTggtattgattaaaaaaatatctaatatcagttttattaaAATTGAATTGTGTGGTTATTGCCTCTTTCGATAGTGTAGCGTTGTTTAAGACTGATTATGATCGTTTCAAATTTCCCCCTGGATTCCCAAACGTTTGGCCGCTTACTGGCTATACTTAGAAGGTCGagacaactgtataatgtatatattaataggTTTGTATTAAAAGGTAGTATCTTCCCGTTTGTCTTTTGTACCATCCTTTTTATCATTAAGAGAAAATTATGTTTCCGTCGGTCGATAATAGGGTTTGTGCTAAGACGATGATTTTAAAATGGATTATACTCTACTGTTTTCTATTAGGTTTATTTTCACCGTCAACTGGAATTTTTCTGAagttaaacattatttttagtCAAGTTCTATTGTCTGGATggtcatctttatttttttatcatactATCATTACTGTTACAGGAAGAGCGCCGACGAGCCCATAGTATTTGACGAGCAGGTTCTGAAAGACATTGCATCCAAGAAAGGAAAATCTATCGctcaggtacatatatatatataatagataataaattgtttttatccttacggacgaattataaaagtaaaataaaaaaaaaacaactctcCGTTAGCGCTTTCGTCGCGTCATGGCGACTCTAGCGCTTTCGTCGCGTCATGGCGACTCTTAGAGTCGCCATGACGCGACGAAAGCGCTAAcggagagttttttttttttattttacttacatatatatatataaatatatatatatataagtaaaataaaaaaacccaactatatatatatatatatcgacttAACTTTAACATCATTCTTGTCTTTGGGGTAACAAATTCAAGTAGTGGTGTCTATAATTTCCTAAAAAATCTTGTTTTCAGCTACAGGGAGATATTACATCAAAACCGCGTACTACACGTGTGTGATCTCAATCTTAACCTTTAGGAAGTTCAACTCACTGCCCTTACCCGAATATTTCCTTAGTTATGTCTTCTAGATAGCATTATGAAAATTATCATAAGTAATCTGTATTTCCACTCGTAATGTTATCGAATTCATTTAATCTTAAAGTGCTCCTAAGTTAAGTCGCCTGTACTGTAAATGACGTATGTACAACCGTTTGAGCTTGCAGGTAAATTTAGAAACTGCTGGTGGACAGTACTCACCCGCGGTTTGCTTTTACCTGAAAGCCAGActtaattaattttgttaagTGACGCAGACCAgaacatacatatgtacttcGCGTtctttgaaatcaaattatgtaaattataaaatTCATTTATGAGGCTTTTATATCTACATTGCTGGAGCTGTCATATCTCTGGACCTGTTTTGAGCTTTTTAAGGTCCCTTCCTATGTAAACACAATTTATGGTcttggcatcactgacgagttttgaaggacgaaacagctgtatgatgcagtttaattgTTTTCTGGCCATACTCTATATTATTAATATAACAATCTGTTTATGTTGGCGATACTATCTTATATCTTTTGTACATTCATTGTAGGTGGTGCTAAGGTTTCACTTACAGAGAGGTATCGTTGTGATACCCAAGAGTATAACTCCGGCCAGAATCAAGGAAAACTTACAGGTAATATTCCTGTCagatgttactatatataatttggATAAGAATACATTTTAGATTATCATAGCAACAttatttctctcatatctcgccatattggatagagtttgccaaTGTCAAGATAGCTATACAAGAAACTACTTAAAAGGAGACAACTCTTATAAGCCTTCTACTTGTTTCCACATCTGAAGATTTGTCAGTCGTCATTAAAGGTGTCGGGGTTTAAAAGCTGGATTATaactaatatatacatatgcatcCAGTAGATACATGCATCGTACCGACAATTATCTGATTTCAGTACTGCGCAATCCTATTAACTGTAACAGTATAGTAGGCTGGCCCTGCATGCTTGTCATCCGACATTAAAAGAACAATACAAATACATCACGCAATCGGTCAATAATAAAACACTGACCTGAAGccataaataaatgtttttatttgtcaaaCACCAAAAACTGTGATGTGGTTTCGTTTTCGTCAGAACTGGGTCTGAAATTCCTGGTGTagtatttatgaaaaagtgACTGAACAAATAtgattaaacatgtacatttgaaaatgttttaggGAAAACCCCAAAATAGAGAAACTAAACAAGTGAAGAAAATGCATGGTTTAGAAACATTTTTAACAGAAATTTTGTTGCGGTATGAGagaaatgtttcattatatgtgtatatatgacatggatattccaccctcgggtGGAATATTTCAATcctatatacacacacatatgttCCCTTCTATGATCTGTTGTCCCTTTCAATTgctatctatatctatattatatttGCAGATATTTAATTTTGCTGTAAATGTATTGGAATGTCATGTATCTTTTCAGCTCtatgactttgatctgtctgAATCCGAAATGCAGCTAATAGCTGGATTAAATAGAGATTTGCGTTTTTACCAAGAAGGGATGTAAGTAGCCTCGTAGAACACACAGTCCCGTAATTCGttaaagcagaaaaaaatatttactattttaagaagatatcaTAATATGGATTTTGACATGGTTGATGTCTTAATCTTTATTACGAAATTATTTAGCATATTTGAAATCCAGCTAAAACGTTAATTCATAACTTCATCCTTCAAGTTCATTCAGTAAAACTCGACCTTGTTTAAAAGAGAagtataaaatcatttttaaaaatgcCATTTTGTAACACACGTTTATCAGAATGACGTGTTTGATAGAACATTTTAATGATAGGTAGAACATCGTTGTATTTATGTAGTTGACTTGTCATATGTGTGCTTTATTTCAGAGCAAGCAGCCACAAATACTACGCTTTCCACGACGAGTACTGAAACACTCTCGGTAAAACAGATGCCAATGCACACAAGCATCACGATACAGAGTTTGTGTGATATGTTGATTCGTTTACAAGTCGATGACGTCATTTCGATTACATTTTGTTTACGTCATTGATAGCTGAACCATTCCATTCGTGTAGAGTAGACTTAATCACTTTAGAAACAGGAACGGTTTCATCTCGAACGGTGTATGTTTCACAGTTTGTTACACATCTAataaacatacaatacatatgtacagagtttatttttctgtgtttttctttacaacatGGACTGACTGTACACATCTACAAACATGCCCACATATTTATAGTAAtgacatattttaatatatgcTGTGTACTGCTGTGTACGTGTTTATATATCAAATGCATTACATATCAAATCTCCACAAATGATTTTACAGTCAATCAGTTTCATTTATCCCATAGACTACGCTAGTTTCACAATTGATATGGTacgtgataaaattcgtagcagtgtgctattatttttatttacacatcgcgtgtgtaaccactttctaagcttccgattggtcatttgtgaccccCAACAAATTCGATTGGCTAACCTCTGACTtttgaccacggactatttttactactctcacttatACTTTTTTGTCGTCTGTCTTCAAAGAAGCAAATCCACAAAACGTGTCCATGGACACGTTTTGTGGATTTGCCGATGGTCAACATTAGCATAACTGGGTGAGAGGTCCTCATGGAAATGACGATTAATCTGGGATTTGAGCCGtaagaaatataatttgatgatggtaaaataTACGACGCACGGAAGCGAGATATTGCATCGATTATAGCGAACCAAAACTGACACCCCACCTCCCCCTTTGATTCTCGATATGCAGTGGACCCCGATAGCCattaatgaattatcaaaacaatgaacaagtgtaatacaaaatggtaaATGGCTGTCTTTAatcgtagtcatttgaatgaaacggtcgCGGCATCTAACGTAGGCCTAAGCCTAGAGCTTCTGTTTTCCTGGTACAGTAGTAGCTCTATATATAGTTCGGTGTCATTCGGTACGGGTATTttaccaacagaaaaaaaatcaacgaataaactctttcttatcattccacttacctttattacgaatatatatcccaaacacaaaaatgtaaaaatcattttGGAACATCTGTCTCGTGTCAGTAAACTGATGAGATTTCGggtaaacacactgacaaacgtgAAATACATATTGCTCAGcactccagctcggtttccgaaatGTTTATTGAAATGCATGGTGTCTTGAGTAGATAAATCTCACAATGAAATTTAACATCACAATCACTAGTAATagcatacctacgaaatccaggaaaggacagatacttgaatctgacaatgattagtctaatattcagcggtgacgttcGACTTCACGACGACGGTGTCGTCTTCGAATATATTTGAGCGGAGTCATTTAAACAAGTTCCCTGTTAATAAATCATACAGACGCAAGGATTGTTTAACTTATATTTCGTTTTGAGTCGTAcatctaaaatagatgataagctttcgttcataacgaACTATATATTGTCGCGTAATGATTTGGTTCACAGTatttagttgctacgttgggagaatttgaacttgaccAGCTTACATTTGCAAGTAAAGAAGTTATTGGATAAACAAGTTTCCCAACTCGTGATgactgtttatcatttttatccaactctcgttagttaattttctaattcgCTAAAGCTCgtatcttttcaaaattagaaaaatgataaacaatctccactcgttggggaccctctatataatgttaaaaaagCAGTGTTTGAAATTAAGTCAGTCGGCAAATTTAGTAAAACTTATTGTGACGTGTTCCTTGATTTTTAAAACGTGAATATTTGCACTGTAACATGTGTGCAAGAGAAAAAAAACGCAAAACAATTACGTACGGGATATCAATATGAAAGTTTTAAGAACAAAGAACATCAAAAACTGAACAGATTCACTTATAAAGAGGGAAATACCATAATGGAGTTCAATATCGGATCGAGAAGGACCCGACCGAGAAGGACCCGACCGAGAGACCCGACCGAGAAGGACCCGGCCCTGTGGACGTACCGGATAGATAGGACAATACTCACCTGTGTGGGACACGGACACCGGAGACACTCGACCACCAGGCCCCTCACGTCGCCTCACAGCAATCACCGTGAAACCTTTAAACCAACCAACCAAGGATACGTAAATATAACAGCTTCATCGGCATGACGAGGGCCATCGGCATGACGAGGGTCATCAGCATGACGAGGGCCATCAGTATGACGAGGGCCATCAGCAGGCAGCAATAACTGTTGAATCGCAGATAAaacatgaaagaaaataaacataacGAGGAATCAAGGTAGAAATGGCGAAGCAGACATAAGATCACAAATGGCTAAACGTAAGGTATCGATAACCTAATATTATAGGGtagaatatattttaacatgtcGAAAACTTTTGTGCATTGACATCACTTTTAAAATAGGTTTATAATACATCAGGTCCATGCTTAAATAAATGCTGAAGACGAGTCagattttgtgattttttgaaATGTGGCTGACAAGGTATCGGGTATAATTAGAATGTTTAGATGACTAGTGTTAATATCTGGTTTGAAACTTTGATAAGGACAGAGAATACAGACATGAAATCActattcaaattaaaatttaataaaattagGACAAATTATCAACATAATATGGACGAGCATGGACACACTTGAAGAGTACTAGTATAATACGACCACGAGGTCCGGAAGGGTAAGCGTATTCTGCTTCACCTACGTAGTTGTTAATGAGTACatgtaaattacaataaataacttCGTTTACATTTTCGATTCAAGAATCCTAATGGAAAAAAATCTGCTTTCGCTGGTTCACCCGCGCTCTTTCCCCATTTTGTGAAAATGCGACAAAGAcaagataaaaagaaaatgcaCTGGATGTGAGAGTTAGAGCTATACTTTTCGTCGTCGGCGCTATCTTTTCGCACACTTAAATACTGATTTCCATGATgatattaatatgtatatacttgTCCTATATAATTTGGGACGTTGCAAATGGCGTCATGATATCTggtttttgaatattttgtcgCCAATTGATAGTCATCTACGAATTTTAATTGTCTGCTCGTTCAAATTGAGGACGAAAATGGGTCACGCGATGTAAGTTATTAGAATAAAAATAGAGTATCTGTTGTGTCGTTTCTGATGAATCTTTCCTCGGCGGTTAAAACCATCCGTATAAAACTGTTATATCTAACTTATACACCCCATCCCCCCTACCTTACTGGAGAAGTAACTTTACGATTTTCTCTGAGTCGGTAAACATAATCTGCCAGGTTATTCTGTGATACCGCagaaataatataaacaaattctCTAAGGTTTCAAAAAACGTCTGCAAGTTTGCGTTTAGATTGTGAGTAAACATTTCCATCAGGTGACAACTAAGGGGActttaaaacaatttgaaatgcATAATCACGCTATTTATCAATAGCTTTACATATTCCTCACTGTGCCTATGGACCAACGTACATCCGGTTTTATCAGCTAGTCTATTGATAAAAGATTGTCTTACCAGGTTTTAAAATTACTAAGTACACAAGAGGAGGCACACACTTGATCCTAAATCCTATGCAACAGTACAGGGATTTCTCACTGTTAGACACACAAGTGTCAGACTAACACACCACAGCGGTATTGAAACTGTAAACATGTCGTCTGGAGTTCCTCTTACTGTTCCCATGCCAGGGAAGCCGTACCCTACTGTTGGGTTTGGAACATTTACCATATTGGGAAAAACCGTAAGTAAATTGATCATAGCAAATATGCAGTAAGGGACATGCTTGAAAGTCCATCTGATCCTCTTCTTGCAATGCCTGTCTGGCGTCCTGACATGTAAGGTTAAAGTGTATCTGCAGCTAACACTGCTATAAGACATCTAAACATTTTCAAACCTGCAACAATTAAGTTGGAAGtcataatattttttcaaaaatgtaattaaatatatatatattgatcacaGGATGACATTGAGGGGGAAATGACATACAGGGGAAAATGCATCAGCTAAATTTGATACAATTGTCCCAGAATCAGTTGAATCATACAAGGTTATTATTGGCCA contains the following coding sequences:
- the LOC117336177 gene encoding aldo-keto reductase family 1 member A1-like translates to MSSGVTQTVPMPGKPYPTVGLGTFTIFEKTGYGDEVCNAVKVAISEGYRHVDCAYVYGNEKAVGDGIKAKIDDGTITRNDIYITTKLWDTHHNPDHVEGALKKSLRDLQTDYVDLYLVHWPFAFKDGDDLFPKDTDGNVVFADHDYVDTWKAMEKLVGAGLTKAIGISNFNKKQIERVLEVATVKPTNIQIEIHPYFLNEKLVAFCKQNGMTVTAYAPLANPSRTWKSADEPIVFDEQVLKDIASKKGKSIAQVVLRFHLQRGIVVIPKSITPARIKENLQLYDFDLSESEMQLIAGLNRDLRFYQEGIASSHKYYAFHDEY